From Cryobacterium sp. GrIS_2_6:
GGTGACGGTGCCGATCCGGATCTGACCGTGGTCCGCCGTGATGTCGATGTCACCGTCTGCGGTGGTCACTGTCGCATTGCCGTGGGAGGCACGCAGCCACAGGTCGCCCGTGGTGTCGAGGTTCACGGCACCGGTCAACGCCTTGATGCGGGTCGCGCCGAGCCGACCGACGGTGCGCACGCCGCCGACGCTGATCTCGACGGTCAGCCGCGATCCGGTGGGCAACTCGACCTTCACATCGACGGACTCGGTCGGGCCGATCACGCTGAAGCGGGCCTTCGGCCCCGTGAGAGTCAACCGGCTGCCGTCGAACTCGACCCTGGTCTCCTCCGCGCCCCTGCGGTCGACGGCCTTCGCCGGGTTGGTCGGCGACACCGTCACGATCGTGTCTGTGCGGTCGCCGGCGAGCACCTCGACGATGCCGACGGGCAGGTTGATGGCAAGGTCGATGGGGCCGGGGGTACTGTATGCGGGCATGCTGGCGCGTCCCTTTCTGTGGGTGTGGTCTGTGACCGATGTGTGTGCCTGGTGCGGCGGGGTGGTGCTGATGGATGCCGGGGGTCGGGCCGGTCAGCGCGCCCAGCCCGCGAAGTTGTCCCCGGTGCGCAGCGTGCGCTGCGCGGAGCGGCGCTGACGGGGCTGGAGTGCGGCCGCAATCGCGCGGACGAGCCAGGTGTTGACGGAGAGCCCGTCGGCCGCCGCCGCCTCGTCCACCCGGGTCTTAAGTGCGTCCGGGAGACGGAGCGTCGTGCGGGAGGTGCTCGTGTCGTCGAGGTCGACGGCGGCGGGCTGCCGATCCTCGGCGTCGGACTCGGGGTTCGGCTGGGTGACCACGAACTCGATCTCGCGGCCTCGAAGTCGCAGGTCGACCGAACCGGGCGCGAGGTCACGGGTGATCTCGCCGACCGCGGCCGACAGGACGTCGAGGAGCACGAGCCTCGTCGCGGCATCCAGTCCGGTGGCGAGCAGTTCGGCGACGGCGCGGGTCTCCTCCGCGCCGTTCGCCGCGGTTTTCGCCAACTGGCGCTGCAGGTCGGTGACGTACTGTCCGAGTTCCATACCACCAGACTGACACCACGATGGTGTCATGTCAAGCGATTATGGTGTCACATTGCGGATTGGGCCGTGACGGGATGGCAGGGGTAGGTCGGCAGGTCAGTCCTCGCCGCGGCGGGCGATGACGCCGATGAGGCGTTCGAGGGCGAAAACGGGATCCCTTTCGGCGCCCTTGACCGCGGCATCCGCTTCGGCGAGGGCGACGATGCATCGCCCGAGTCCCTCGTCGGTCCAGCCGCGCAGGTCGCGCTGGGCGCGTTCGACCTGCCAGGGCGCCAGGCCGAGCTGGCCGGCGAGCTGGCCGGACCCGCCACGGGCGCCGTAGACCTTGGCCATCGTGCGGATCTTCATGGCGAACGCCGCGACGACGGGGACCGGATCTGCACCGGAGGCGAGCGCGTGCCGCAGGATGACGAGGGCGTCGCCATACTTGCCCGCGATCGCGGCGTCGGCGACCTTGAAGGCGTTCGCCTCGACGCGGCCGCCGTAGTACCGGTCGACCGTGGTTTCGGTGACCTCGGTCGTGGAGTCGGCGATGAGCTGCTGGCACGCCGCGGAGAGTTCGGCGAGGTCTCCGGAGAACGCAGCCACGAGGGCGCGCAGGGCACTGCCGCTCACCCGTTTGCCTGCCGTGCGGAATTCGGCCGCGGCGAAGTCGTGCCGGTCGGTGTCCTTCTTGAGTTCGGCGCAGACGATCTCGATGCCGCAGCCGAGACCGGACCGGATGGTGTCGAGGAGTTTCTTGCCGCGCACTCCTCCGGCGTGGCGGAGCACGACGTAGGTGTCGTCCGCGGGGTTCTCCAGGTAGTCGAGGGCTTCGGCGAGGAAGGTGTCGCTGCACTTCTCCACGTTGGTGACCCGGATCAGGCGCGGCTCCCCGAAGAGCGACGGGCTCGCCATCGTGAGCAGCTCACCGGGCGCGTAACTGTCGGCGAGCACGTCGCTGATCTCGAGGCTCGGGTCCTCGAGCTTGAGGAAGTCCCTCAGCTGCCGGATGGCCCGTTCGGCGAGGAAGGTCTCTGTGCCGGAGACGAGCACGATCGGAGCGGGACGGACCTCGTGCCAGGCGAGTTGCGGGATCGCGACGGCCTTGCCAGTGCGCGTGGTCTTGGCGGGTGCTGCGCTGCGGACGGCCACGCGAGTCCTCTCCCCTGGGCCTGCTCACGGGCGGGCTCAGGGTTTCCAGCCTAACCGGCACCGGGGACACTGGGCGGTGCGGAGAACCTCGAGCACTGGGCGGTCGGTGACCTTCCGTCCAACGCGAGTGTTCGCATCCAGGCCCTGAGGTCGTGGAGCGCGGTGATGGCGACGGCCCCGTGGTCAGCATTCGGATAGATGTGCGAAGTGACAGCGGTGCCATCGGATTGCCGGGCGGCGACGAAGCGCGCGGTGATCTTGGGCTTGATGAGCGTGTCTTTCGAACCCTGCGCGACGAAGAGCGGCACGGCCAGGTGACTGCCCGGCGAGTTCTCTGCGAGGAGCTCACTCCAGCCAGGCGCAGTGGCGGAGTCGGCGCTCGTGAATTTACCGATCAGCGGGGTCGCGATAGTGTGCAGCTCGCCGTTCTGGCCGAGCAGGCACAGCTTCGCCATCTGGGCAACAGCGGCGACTCCAGCCGGGCTCAGGATGCTCGCCGGCGGATCCTCGGGCAGCTGTGACGAGTACGCCCGAGCGTAGGAATCGAAGGCGTACGCACCGATCGTCACACCTGATACGTCGCCGATATCGGCATCGAGCAAGCTGGTCAGATCGGTTGCCGGGGCGGCGACACCGACACCGACACCGAGCAGAACAAGCTCAGGTGCGTAGTCGGTGGCGACGACGATGTAGCCGTTCGACAAAAGGTCTGTGAGCCCCTCGATAAGCGCAA
This genomic window contains:
- the holA gene encoding DNA polymerase III subunit delta, coding for MAVRSAAPAKTTRTGKAVAIPQLAWHEVRPAPIVLVSGTETFLAERAIRQLRDFLKLEDPSLEISDVLADSYAPGELLTMASPSLFGEPRLIRVTNVEKCSDTFLAEALDYLENPADDTYVVLRHAGGVRGKKLLDTIRSGLGCGIEIVCAELKKDTDRHDFAAAEFRTAGKRVSGSALRALVAAFSGDLAELSAACQQLIADSTTEVTETTVDRYYGGRVEANAFKVADAAIAGKYGDALVILRHALASGADPVPVVAAFAMKIRTMAKVYGARGGSGQLAGQLGLAPWQVERAQRDLRGWTDEGLGRCIVALAEADAAVKGAERDPVFALERLIGVIARRGED
- a CDS encoding histidine kinase, producing MELGQYVTDLQRQLAKTAANGAEETRAVAELLATGLDAATRLVLLDVLSAAVGEITRDLAPGSVDLRLRGREIEFVVTQPNPESDAEDRQPAAVDLDDTSTSRTTLRLPDALKTRVDEAAAADGLSVNTWLVRAIAAALQPRQRRSAQRTLRTGDNFAGWAR
- a CDS encoding DUF4097 family beta strand repeat-containing protein; its protein translation is MPAYSTPGPIDLAINLPVGIVEVLAGDRTDTIVTVSPTNPAKAVDRRGAEETRVEFDGSRLTLTGPKARFSVIGPTESVDVKVELPTGSRLTVEISVGGVRTVGRLGATRIKALTGAVNLDTTGDLWLRASHGNATVTTADGDIDITADHGQIRIGTVTGDAVLKASHGSILIGESGGDLEAKLSYGDLDITTARASVSAKTAYGSIHLHDVSSGSVQLESGFGQVTVGVRPGIPAWLDLATKEGRVRNELAGDRAPDAVEHTVSVRARTHFGDIAVERAR